Proteins encoded together in one Corynebacterium liangguodongii window:
- the ptsP gene encoding phosphoenolpyruvate--protein phosphotransferase, giving the protein MTDREILGGIGVSAGTASGAAALVTPAAGVDPNEPASTDPAADGQRVREALAAVSASLRERAARAGSETSRAVLEATAALATDRGLAKAVDKELAKGSGVTRALCDATEVFASKLRKLGGYMAERVTDLYDIRDRATAFLRGLPEPGVPDLAEPAILVAHDLAPAETATLNPALVRGIVTEAGGATSHTAILAAQLGIPAIVQAKGITQRAAGGTVLAIDGGVGEVIIAPTPSDVEELEQRSRRRAQALAGSSGEGATRDGHKVKLLANIGTAEDAAAAAAKDVEGAGLFRTEFLFLEREAAPSIEEQTETYASVLESFGDRRVVVRTLDAGADKPLAFADLGPEDNPALGRRGLRLSQAREDLLHTQLAALAAAHARVPDAELWVMAPMVSTLEETRWFAEAARSHGLPRVGVMVETPAAAIRAAQLLDVADFASIGTNDLSQYTMAADRMQGELAHLLSPWQPAVLSMIRATCQGGAATGKPVGVCGEAGGDPLMALVLVGLGVASLSMAPSKVGAVCAALRLHDLDTCRQMANFAVDAPTADDARAAVLAIADPVLRDLV; this is encoded by the coding sequence ATGACTGATAGGGAAATATTGGGCGGTATCGGTGTCTCCGCGGGCACCGCCTCCGGCGCGGCCGCGCTTGTCACCCCCGCCGCGGGCGTCGACCCCAACGAGCCGGCCTCGACCGATCCGGCAGCCGACGGGCAGCGGGTGCGCGAGGCGCTAGCCGCTGTCTCCGCGAGCCTGCGTGAGCGTGCAGCACGCGCAGGTTCGGAGACCTCTCGCGCTGTGCTCGAGGCTACCGCGGCGCTTGCCACCGACCGCGGCCTGGCCAAGGCCGTGGACAAGGAGCTGGCCAAGGGCAGCGGGGTCACGCGCGCGCTTTGCGACGCCACGGAGGTCTTCGCCTCCAAGCTGCGCAAGCTCGGCGGCTATATGGCCGAGCGGGTCACCGACCTCTACGACATCCGCGACCGCGCCACCGCCTTCCTGCGCGGGCTGCCCGAGCCCGGCGTTCCCGACCTGGCCGAACCGGCTATCCTCGTCGCCCACGACCTCGCGCCGGCGGAGACGGCGACGCTCAACCCGGCGCTCGTACGCGGCATCGTCACCGAGGCGGGTGGGGCGACCTCGCACACCGCCATCCTCGCAGCCCAGTTAGGCATCCCGGCTATCGTGCAGGCCAAGGGCATTACGCAGCGTGCTGCCGGGGGTACCGTCCTCGCCATCGACGGCGGGGTCGGAGAGGTGATTATCGCCCCGACGCCTAGCGACGTCGAAGAGCTTGAGCAGCGCTCGAGGCGCCGTGCCCAGGCGCTGGCGGGCTCGAGCGGGGAGGGCGCCACGCGCGATGGCCACAAGGTCAAGCTGCTCGCCAATATCGGCACCGCGGAGGACGCCGCCGCGGCCGCCGCCAAGGACGTCGAGGGTGCCGGGCTGTTTCGCACGGAGTTCCTCTTCCTCGAGCGCGAGGCTGCGCCGAGCATCGAAGAGCAGACCGAGACCTACGCCAGCGTGCTCGAGTCCTTCGGTGATCGTCGCGTTGTGGTGCGCACGCTCGACGCCGGGGCGGATAAACCGCTCGCCTTCGCCGACCTCGGGCCCGAGGACAACCCGGCGCTGGGCCGGCGTGGGCTTCGCCTTTCCCAGGCCCGCGAGGATCTGCTACACACCCAGCTCGCTGCCCTGGCGGCCGCGCACGCGCGCGTGCCAGATGCGGAGTTGTGGGTGATGGCCCCGATGGTCTCCACCCTGGAGGAGACCCGCTGGTTCGCCGAGGCGGCCCGCTCCCACGGCCTGCCCCGCGTCGGGGTCATGGTGGAGACCCCGGCAGCTGCGATCCGGGCCGCGCAGCTTCTCGACGTCGCCGATTTCGCCTCCATCGGCACCAACGACCTCTCCCAGTACACGATGGCTGCCGATCGCATGCAGGGCGAGCTCGCACATTTGCTTTCGCCGTGGCAGCCGGCGGTGCTCTCCATGATCCGCGCGACCTGTCAGGGTGGGGCTGCCACGGGCAAACCGGTGGGCGTGTGCGGGGAGGCGGGCGGAGACCCCCTCATGGCGCTCGTCCTCGTCGGCCTCGGGGTCGCCTCGCTCTCGATGGCCCCGAGCAAGGTCGGCGCGGTGTGCGCCGCCCTGCGCCTGCACGACCTCGATACCTGCCGCCAGATGGCGAACTTCGCCGTTGATGCCCCCACGGCAGACGATGCGCGCGCGGCCGTGCTAGCGATCGCGGACCCGGTGCTGCGCGACCTGGTCTAG
- a CDS encoding pantoate--beta-alanine ligase — protein sequence MAFEPGRAVVVSDPAQLATYGRAFRKVGKPVVVVPLGTGIHAGHVELIRAARSLLGAVVMVTYAGEEVPEVFAAEKVDVVFHGDLGGARVSCGLDHLEDPDEIASGVGAVLAAVGATHATDLVLGEKDFELLVAVQRAVTALRMEVKLHSVPTVRAADGLALSLRNERVGNREAALALSAALTAGSYVAERGAAEVLATARGVLAAAGVEPDYLELRSLGFEEAPSRGDARLLAAITLGGVRLVDNVGLPLGVGFKNLEG from the coding sequence ATGGCATTTGAACCGGGCCGGGCAGTCGTCGTGTCGGACCCCGCTCAGCTGGCCACATACGGCCGCGCGTTTCGGAAGGTGGGAAAGCCCGTGGTCGTCGTGCCGCTGGGGACCGGGATCCACGCCGGCCACGTCGAGCTGATCCGGGCGGCGCGCTCGCTGCTCGGCGCCGTGGTGATGGTGACCTACGCGGGCGAGGAGGTCCCGGAGGTCTTCGCCGCGGAGAAGGTCGACGTGGTCTTCCACGGCGATCTCGGTGGGGCCCGCGTGTCATGCGGGCTGGACCACCTGGAGGACCCGGACGAAATTGCCTCAGGAGTGGGTGCGGTGCTGGCGGCGGTGGGGGCGACGCACGCCACCGATCTCGTGCTCGGGGAGAAGGACTTTGAGCTGCTCGTCGCCGTCCAGCGGGCGGTGACGGCGCTGCGCATGGAGGTGAAGCTGCACAGCGTGCCCACCGTGCGCGCGGCGGACGGGCTGGCGCTCTCGCTGCGCAACGAGCGGGTGGGCAACCGCGAGGCCGCGCTCGCCCTGTCGGCGGCGCTCACGGCGGGCTCGTACGTCGCCGAGCGCGGCGCGGCCGAGGTGCTCGCCACCGCGCGGGGCGTGCTCGCGGCTGCGGGGGTGGAACCGGACTACCTCGAGCTGCGCTCCCTGGGTTTCGAAGAAGCGCCTTCGCGTGGCGACGCCCGACTCCTCGCCGCCATCACCCTCGGCGGCGTGCGCCTGGTAGACAACGTAGGGCTGCCGCTCGGCGTGGGGTTTAAAAACCTCGAGGGGTAG
- the folK gene encoding 2-amino-4-hydroxy-6-hydroxymethyldihydropteridine diphosphokinase, whose product MRAVLSTGSNMEDSRAHLRSVVEEFSGELVAASDLYTTAPWGGVEQDDFLNQVLIVDVDESPGELLRRCQGLEQAARRVRAKRWGPRTLDVDIVDIEGVECDSGELTVPHPRAHLRAFVLVPWLEVDPGARLGGVSVREIAAGLGDQGVRRL is encoded by the coding sequence ATGCGCGCTGTACTCTCCACCGGATCCAACATGGAGGACTCCCGCGCCCACCTGCGCAGCGTGGTCGAGGAGTTCTCGGGCGAGCTGGTGGCGGCCTCCGATCTCTACACCACCGCGCCGTGGGGCGGGGTCGAGCAGGATGACTTCCTCAACCAGGTGCTCATCGTCGATGTCGATGAGAGCCCGGGCGAGCTGCTGCGACGCTGCCAGGGTCTCGAGCAGGCGGCGAGGAGGGTGCGCGCGAAGCGCTGGGGGCCGCGCACGCTCGACGTCGATATCGTCGACATCGAGGGCGTAGAGTGCGACTCCGGCGAGCTCACCGTCCCGCACCCGCGGGCGCACCTGCGGGCGTTCGTCCTCGTGCCCTGGCTCGAAGTCGACCCGGGCGCGAGGCTCGGGGGCGTGAGCGTGCGCGAGATCGCCGCGGGGCTCGGCGACCAGGGGGTGAGGCGGCTATGA
- the lysS gene encoding lysine--tRNA ligase: protein MTTQSPNTQDLSEQQQFRRAKRQKLIDDGRGAYPVSVPRTTSLKDLRAAYVVEGDNAPTGARVLAIGEETPDVVSVAGRIMFKRDTGKLCFASLQEGDGTQLQVMLSLAEVGAEALASWKDDVDLGDIVSVTGRVIASRRGELSVLASAWQMAAKALRPLPVAFAEMNEEQRVRHRYTDLIMRSAARENAMTRIKVIAAVRKYLTGLDFVEVETPMLQTLHGGAAARPFVTHSNALDIDLYLRIAPELYLKRCVVGGIERVFEINRNFRNEGVDSSHSPEFTMLETYQAWGTYADGAKMMKGLVQFCAEEVFGSQKVTLADGTVYDFSGEWKVLEMYPSLNEALARKFPGQPEVTIDSSVEELTAIAEAIGLKVPANAGWLHGKLVEEIWEELCSDQLYEPTFVTNFPVETSPLTRDHRDQPGVTEKWDLYVRGFELATGYSELVDPVIQRERFVDQARLAAHGDDEAMVLDEDFLAAMEQGMPPTAGTGMGVDRLLMALTGLGIRETVLFPMVKPETS from the coding sequence GTGACTACCCAGAGCCCGAACACGCAGGACCTCTCCGAGCAGCAGCAGTTCCGCCGCGCGAAGCGCCAGAAGCTTATCGACGACGGCCGGGGCGCCTACCCGGTCAGCGTGCCGCGCACGACCTCGCTGAAGGACCTGCGCGCCGCCTACGTCGTCGAGGGCGATAACGCCCCCACCGGCGCGCGCGTCCTGGCCATCGGCGAGGAGACGCCAGACGTCGTCTCGGTCGCCGGGCGCATCATGTTCAAGCGCGACACCGGAAAGTTGTGCTTTGCCAGCCTGCAGGAGGGCGACGGCACCCAGCTCCAGGTCATGCTCTCGCTCGCGGAGGTCGGCGCCGAGGCCCTGGCGAGCTGGAAGGACGATGTTGACCTAGGCGATATTGTCTCGGTGACGGGCAGGGTTATTGCGTCGAGACGCGGAGAGCTCTCCGTGCTCGCGAGCGCCTGGCAGATGGCGGCGAAGGCGCTGCGCCCGCTGCCTGTCGCGTTCGCCGAGATGAACGAGGAGCAGCGCGTTCGCCACCGCTACACGGACCTGATCATGCGGTCCGCGGCGCGCGAGAACGCGATGACGCGCATCAAGGTCATCGCCGCGGTGCGCAAGTACTTAACCGGCCTGGACTTCGTCGAGGTGGAGACCCCGATGCTGCAGACCCTGCACGGCGGTGCCGCGGCGCGGCCGTTTGTCACCCACTCCAACGCCCTCGACATCGACCTCTACCTGCGCATCGCTCCTGAGCTCTACCTCAAGCGCTGTGTCGTCGGCGGCATCGAGCGCGTCTTCGAGATCAACCGCAACTTCCGCAACGAGGGCGTGGACTCCTCGCACTCGCCGGAGTTCACCATGCTGGAGACCTACCAGGCGTGGGGCACCTACGCCGACGGCGCGAAAATGATGAAGGGCCTCGTGCAGTTCTGCGCCGAAGAGGTCTTCGGCTCGCAGAAGGTCACGCTCGCCGACGGCACAGTCTACGACTTCTCCGGCGAATGGAAGGTCCTGGAGATGTACCCCTCCCTCAACGAGGCGCTCGCCCGGAAGTTCCCCGGCCAGCCCGAGGTGACCATTGATTCCAGCGTCGAGGAGCTCACCGCGATCGCCGAGGCCATCGGGCTGAAGGTGCCCGCCAATGCGGGCTGGTTGCACGGCAAGCTCGTCGAGGAGATCTGGGAGGAGCTGTGCTCCGATCAGCTCTACGAGCCGACGTTTGTGACTAACTTCCCCGTCGAGACCTCGCCGCTGACCCGCGACCACCGCGATCAACCCGGCGTGACCGAGAAGTGGGACCTCTACGTGCGCGGCTTCGAGCTGGCCACCGGCTACTCCGAGCTGGTGGACCCGGTGATCCAGCGCGAGCGCTTCGTCGACCAGGCGCGCCTGGCGGCCCACGGTGACGACGAGGCGATGGTGTTGGACGAGGACTTCCTCGCCGCGATGGAGCAGGGCATGCCGCCCACCGCCGGCACCGGCATGGGCGTGGACCGCCTGCTCATGGCGCTCACCGGCCTGGGCATCCGCGAGACCGTGCTGTTCCCGATGGTCAAGCCTGAAACTTCGTAG
- a CDS encoding TM2 domain-containing protein, which translates to MSTLYPGPNHEEFDRDGLPVGKKPPADPVASMQPQYPAQPGAYPPAPYAQAPLPVAPKSKIVAALLFFFLGSFGIGNFYLHQNKTGVIKLVLFIVGFLTSVFIIGLFILGALGIWSFIEMILVLVGAGGYDRDGRGVPLD; encoded by the coding sequence ATGAGCACTCTCTACCCCGGCCCCAACCACGAGGAATTCGACCGCGACGGGCTGCCCGTCGGCAAGAAGCCTCCTGCTGACCCGGTCGCTTCCATGCAGCCGCAGTACCCCGCGCAGCCGGGCGCGTATCCCCCTGCGCCGTACGCCCAGGCGCCGCTCCCCGTCGCTCCGAAGAGCAAGATCGTTGCTGCGTTGCTGTTCTTCTTCCTCGGATCGTTTGGCATCGGCAACTTCTACCTGCACCAGAACAAGACTGGGGTGATCAAGCTCGTGCTGTTCATCGTGGGTTTTTTGACCTCTGTGTTCATCATCGGCCTGTTCATCCTCGGCGCGCTTGGGATCTGGTCCTTCATTGAGATGATTTTGGTGCTCGTCGGCGCCGGCGGCTACGACCGCGACGGCAGGGGAGTGCCCCTGGATTAG
- a CDS encoding PRD domain-containing protein, giving the protein MRILRVLNNNVVLARSVTHGGEVIVTGRGIGFQATHGEEVEAGKIARIFVPADGRDPDHLAEMLAGLPAARIAQVAEALDAAGAPESLRSSITLVTAIADHIEAVAARSRGGGAEVTYPLRAEVEALYPGEYDLARRLVSELNRTELNRGEPLPESEATALALHLVNAGFSTGDLTDTYRMTGVIQQMLEIASAELGVELEAASISVARFITHLRYLFVRLSRDEQLDHAASPLTAQLLAAYPREAACARKAAAVAELRFDCELTDDEVAYLTLHIARLGETERNNND; this is encoded by the coding sequence ATGCGGATCCTGCGGGTGTTGAACAACAACGTCGTGCTCGCTCGTAGCGTCACCCACGGCGGGGAGGTCATCGTCACCGGCCGCGGGATCGGCTTTCAGGCTACGCACGGCGAAGAGGTCGAGGCGGGCAAGATCGCCAGAATCTTTGTGCCCGCCGACGGCCGCGATCCCGATCACCTCGCCGAGATGCTCGCGGGATTGCCCGCCGCGCGCATTGCACAGGTGGCCGAGGCGCTCGATGCGGCGGGGGCGCCAGAGTCGCTGCGCTCGAGCATCACGCTGGTGACCGCCATTGCGGACCACATCGAGGCCGTCGCCGCGCGGTCCCGGGGTGGCGGCGCCGAGGTGACATACCCTCTGCGCGCCGAGGTCGAGGCGCTCTACCCGGGGGAATACGATCTCGCTCGCCGGCTCGTGAGCGAGCTCAACCGCACGGAGCTCAACCGCGGCGAGCCGCTGCCCGAATCTGAGGCCACCGCGCTGGCGTTGCACCTCGTCAACGCGGGGTTTTCCACCGGGGACTTGACGGATACCTACCGGATGACGGGCGTGATCCAGCAGATGCTCGAGATCGCGTCGGCTGAACTCGGGGTGGAGCTGGAGGCGGCGTCGATAAGCGTTGCGCGCTTCATCACCCACCTGCGTTACCTCTTCGTGCGCCTGAGCCGCGACGAGCAGCTCGATCACGCTGCCTCCCCGCTGACCGCGCAGCTCCTTGCCGCCTACCCGCGCGAGGCCGCGTGCGCCCGCAAGGCCGCCGCGGTTGCTGAGCTGCGCTTTGACTGCGAACTCACCGACGACGAAGTTGCCTACCTCACGCTCCACATCGCGAGGCTTGGCGAGACAGAAAGGAACAACAATGACTGA
- a CDS encoding glucose PTS transporter subunit IIA: protein MPTTTSSLQQQAKDILDGVGGAANIASLTHCATRLRFELHDASLADKAAIEAVPKVMGAVAQGGNHYQVIIGGDVATVYNAVNNLPEMRERSNEQVKAERRAKAQGKVPWLDAFFEYLSDSFRPILGVLLGASFVIAFAAVMDAFGVAAFQAEVKSPGWQFVDAMWNSVFYFLPVMVAYNAGKKLGIDPWVPAAVMLALFTPQFQGLLEHPDAVTQTNALLGSEVTRVTVAGLPMYLPNYGGNVFVPLIMAAIAALVYKGLQKIVPSAVHMVFVPFLTLVVMIPVTALVIGPLGYALGAWIGTGLAFLNSNAPFVFAIAIPMLYPFLVPLGLHWPLNALMLVNIQTLGYDFIQGPMGVWNFACFGATAAVLAISMREKDTLMRQTSGSALAAGLFGGISEPSLYGIHLRYKRIYPRMLVGCFLGGVTIAILSAPFDGVQTNAFVFTSLLTIPVFNPAWVYVVAIAVAFFTAFAVIYVSDYRTAEEKAAAGAAAAAPATEPAAATAATGMQVLAPVAGTAVAMEALGDKAFASGALGKGLGIVPADEEAEVVAPAAGTVISVAKTGHAYGLKTDDGVEILVHIGIDTVKLKGEGFKPAVEKKQRVEAGEVLARVDLAAVREAGYDPTVITTVVNSKSFAGVEDTAKGVVRAGDPVLDVAP, encoded by the coding sequence ATGCCGACCACCACGTCCTCCCTGCAGCAGCAGGCGAAGGACATCCTCGACGGCGTCGGCGGCGCCGCCAATATTGCCTCGCTCACTCACTGCGCCACAAGGTTGCGCTTTGAGCTTCACGACGCCTCATTGGCCGACAAGGCCGCCATTGAGGCTGTGCCGAAGGTTATGGGTGCGGTTGCCCAGGGAGGCAACCACTACCAGGTGATCATCGGCGGTGACGTCGCCACCGTCTACAACGCGGTGAACAACCTGCCCGAGATGCGCGAGCGCTCCAACGAGCAGGTCAAGGCCGAGCGCCGCGCTAAGGCCCAAGGTAAGGTCCCCTGGCTCGACGCCTTTTTCGAATACCTCTCCGATTCTTTCCGCCCGATCCTCGGCGTGCTCCTGGGTGCCTCCTTCGTCATCGCCTTTGCCGCGGTGATGGACGCCTTCGGCGTGGCTGCCTTCCAGGCCGAGGTCAAAAGCCCCGGGTGGCAGTTCGTCGACGCGATGTGGAACTCCGTGTTCTACTTCCTGCCCGTCATGGTGGCCTACAACGCCGGGAAGAAGCTGGGCATCGACCCGTGGGTGCCCGCGGCCGTCATGCTCGCCCTGTTCACCCCGCAGTTCCAGGGACTGCTGGAGCACCCCGACGCCGTGACGCAGACCAACGCGCTGCTCGGCAGCGAGGTCACCCGCGTCACCGTTGCGGGCCTGCCGATGTACCTGCCCAATTACGGCGGCAACGTCTTCGTCCCGCTCATCATGGCGGCCATCGCGGCGCTGGTGTACAAGGGGCTGCAGAAGATCGTCCCCTCGGCGGTGCACATGGTGTTCGTGCCCTTCCTCACGCTGGTGGTGATGATCCCGGTCACCGCGCTGGTGATCGGCCCGCTGGGCTACGCGCTCGGCGCCTGGATTGGCACCGGACTCGCCTTCCTCAACTCGAACGCACCGTTTGTCTTCGCCATTGCCATCCCGATGCTCTACCCCTTCCTCGTCCCGCTTGGCCTCCACTGGCCGCTCAACGCGCTCATGCTGGTCAACATCCAAACGCTTGGCTACGACTTCATCCAGGGCCCGATGGGCGTGTGGAACTTCGCCTGCTTCGGCGCTACGGCCGCCGTGCTCGCGATCTCCATGCGTGAGAAGGACACCTTGATGCGCCAGACCTCGGGCTCCGCGCTGGCCGCTGGGCTCTTTGGCGGTATCTCCGAGCCCTCGCTCTACGGCATCCACCTGCGCTACAAGCGGATCTACCCGCGCATGCTTGTCGGCTGCTTCCTCGGCGGCGTGACCATCGCGATCCTCTCCGCTCCGTTTGACGGTGTGCAGACCAATGCGTTTGTGTTCACCTCGCTGCTGACCATCCCGGTGTTTAACCCCGCGTGGGTCTACGTCGTGGCCATCGCGGTGGCCTTCTTCACGGCGTTCGCAGTGATCTATGTCTCCGACTACCGCACGGCAGAGGAGAAGGCGGCGGCGGGCGCGGCCGCCGCAGCGCCGGCAACGGAGCCCGCCGCCGCTACCGCCGCGACCGGGATGCAGGTCCTTGCCCCGGTCGCCGGGACGGCCGTGGCCATGGAGGCGCTCGGCGACAAGGCGTTTGCCTCCGGCGCGTTGGGCAAGGGCCTCGGCATCGTGCCCGCGGACGAGGAGGCTGAGGTTGTCGCTCCGGCAGCCGGCACGGTGATCTCCGTGGCCAAGACCGGCCACGCCTACGGCCTGAAGACAGACGACGGGGTGGAGATCTTGGTCCACATCGGCATCGACACGGTCAAGCTCAAGGGCGAGGGTTTCAAGCCCGCAGTGGAGAAGAAGCAACGCGTCGAGGCCGGCGAGGTACTCGCCCGCGTTGATCTCGCCGCGGTCCGCGAGGCCGGCTACGACCCGACCGTGATCACCACAGTGGTCAACTCCAAGAGCTTCGCCGGGGTTGAGGACACGGCCAAGGGGGTCGTGCGAGCCGGGGATCCCGTTTTGGACGTGGCGCCCTAG
- a CDS encoding DUF6779 domain-containing protein encodes MNAEKPSRDSATLWIVVPFILAIVGTVVMLFTNSATALKVSLVLALWAGAAGIIAVARARRDGETARRELQARSERFAAELDAANARGEAASTRARIDATPGADITVLREIQEELAALRAQLEELSGREFGYEPAALRAEARRIAELEQAAGSTRLAWDEPAEPEEPAEPAEPVEPAELAAEKTASAPGPSSADTAEIKKVNPTEPQREATPEGRGRPAGAPSAEAISGRVGSQRGREASARVRLDNAHNPLSQLISERQADKPAAPEQSEPTPQPEPADRPEPAPHGGRRRRDEHGRSSLTVAELLARSKRDAE; translated from the coding sequence ATGAATGCCGAGAAGCCGTCTCGAGACAGCGCAACGTTGTGGATCGTCGTGCCGTTTATCCTTGCGATCGTGGGCACGGTGGTCATGCTGTTTACGAACTCGGCCACCGCTTTGAAGGTCTCCCTCGTGCTCGCGCTGTGGGCCGGGGCGGCCGGGATCATCGCGGTGGCGCGGGCGCGCCGGGACGGTGAGACGGCCCGGCGCGAGCTCCAGGCTCGCTCCGAGCGATTCGCCGCTGAGCTCGACGCCGCCAACGCGCGCGGGGAGGCGGCCTCGACGCGCGCGCGTATCGACGCCACCCCCGGCGCCGACATCACCGTGCTGCGCGAGATCCAGGAAGAGCTCGCCGCGCTGCGCGCCCAGCTCGAGGAGCTCTCGGGCCGGGAGTTCGGCTACGAGCCTGCGGCCCTGCGCGCCGAGGCCCGCCGCATCGCCGAGCTCGAGCAGGCGGCCGGCTCCACCCGCCTGGCGTGGGATGAGCCTGCTGAGCCTGAAGAGCCGGCGGAGCCCGCTGAGCCGGTAGAGCCCGCTGAGCTCGCTGCCGAAAAGACCGCTTCCGCCCCGGGCCCGTCGAGCGCGGATACCGCCGAGATTAAGAAGGTCAACCCCACTGAACCCCAGCGAGAGGCAACTCCGGAGGGGCGGGGCCGCCCGGCCGGGGCGCCGAGCGCCGAGGCGATCTCGGGGCGCGTCGGCTCGCAGCGCGGCCGGGAAGCCTCCGCGCGGGTGCGCCTCGACAACGCGCATAACCCCTTGTCCCAGCTCATCAGCGAGCGCCAGGCGGACAAGCCTGCCGCCCCGGAGCAGTCGGAGCCTACGCCCCAGCCGGAGCCCGCGGACCGGCCGGAGCCCGCGCCCCACGGCGGGCGCCGCCGCCGCGACGAGCACGGCCGCAGCTCGTTGACCGTCGCCGAGCTCCTCGCGCGCAGCAAGAGGGACGCGGAGTAG
- the folB gene encoding dihydroneopterin aldolase, producing the protein MADRIAITGLKVYAHHGVLAHETEYGQAFSIDIVCWLDFAAAAAGDDLELTVNYAELAQLAHDIATETPRQLVETVASGIAEQALARYPQLHAVEVTVHKPHAPVPLVFDDIAVTARRSRKTTRG; encoded by the coding sequence GTGGCTGACCGCATCGCAATCACCGGCCTGAAGGTCTACGCACACCACGGCGTGCTCGCCCACGAGACCGAGTACGGCCAGGCGTTTTCTATCGACATCGTGTGCTGGCTCGACTTCGCCGCCGCGGCGGCGGGAGATGACCTCGAGCTCACCGTCAACTACGCCGAGCTCGCGCAGCTCGCCCACGACATCGCAACCGAGACGCCGCGCCAGCTCGTCGAGACAGTGGCCAGCGGCATCGCGGAGCAGGCGCTGGCGCGCTACCCGCAGCTGCACGCCGTGGAGGTCACCGTGCACAAGCCGCACGCCCCGGTGCCCCTGGTCTTCGACGACATCGCGGTGACCGCCCGGCGCTCCCGGAAGACCACGCGGGGATAG
- the folP gene encoding dihydropteroate synthase: MGILNVTEDSFSDGGRWLDIDAALGHARELVAQGADIIDVGAESTRPGATRVPADIEAARVAPVIEALAAEGIRTSVDTMRASTAAAAVEAGVDLINDVSAGLADPEMYRVMADSGLAVCLMHWRTDVFGSAAGAADHGGDVAGDVRALLERCIAGAVDAGVAESQIVVDPGLGFAKTAEENWRLLADLPEFIAGDYPVLVGASRKRFLTAIRAARGLASAPLEADPATAAVTAIAAQMGAWCVRVHEVTASRDAVDVAAAWNAARGGSRG, from the coding sequence ATGGGCATCCTCAACGTCACCGAGGACTCGTTTTCCGACGGCGGGCGCTGGCTCGATATCGATGCGGCGCTGGGACACGCCCGCGAGCTCGTCGCCCAGGGCGCCGACATCATCGACGTTGGGGCGGAGTCGACGCGGCCCGGGGCCACTAGGGTGCCCGCCGACATCGAGGCCGCCCGCGTCGCCCCGGTCATCGAGGCGCTTGCCGCCGAGGGGATCCGCACCTCCGTGGACACGATGCGCGCCTCCACGGCGGCGGCCGCGGTGGAGGCCGGGGTCGACCTCATCAACGACGTCTCCGCTGGCCTGGCGGATCCGGAGATGTATCGGGTCATGGCCGACAGCGGGCTCGCGGTGTGCCTCATGCACTGGCGTACCGACGTCTTCGGCAGCGCTGCGGGGGCGGCCGACCACGGCGGCGACGTCGCGGGGGATGTCCGGGCGCTGCTCGAGCGCTGCATCGCAGGCGCCGTCGATGCCGGGGTGGCGGAGAGCCAGATCGTCGTCGACCCAGGGCTGGGGTTTGCCAAGACCGCCGAGGAGAACTGGCGGCTGCTCGCCGACCTGCCTGAGTTCATCGCGGGGGACTACCCCGTGCTTGTCGGTGCCTCGCGCAAGCGCTTCCTCACCGCCATCAGGGCGGCCCGGGGGCTAGCCAGCGCCCCGCTCGAGGCCGACCCCGCCACCGCGGCGGTGACGGCGATCGCCGCCCAGATGGGCGCGTGGTGTGTCCGCGTCCACGAGGTCACGGCCTCCCGCGACGCCGTCGACGTCGCCGCGGCGTGGAACGCAGCGAGGGGTGGGAGCCGTGGCTGA
- a CDS encoding DUF3180 domain-containing protein gives MSETPIPGLVAAAGFMAAAGLILCRRFYGAVDIDGALVSMPLWVVAALCFYAAYMVRRRRHEGKIGLDRSQLNPMMAANFMLLGKACAWVGAVCGGAFAGVAVYIAPQAGELAAAEADLPGTLSGLFGGAALAVAGVVLERSCEVSPPTEGEAAR, from the coding sequence ATGAGCGAGACCCCAATTCCGGGGCTAGTCGCGGCGGCCGGGTTCATGGCCGCGGCCGGGCTGATCTTGTGCCGCCGCTTCTACGGGGCCGTGGATATCGACGGCGCGCTGGTCTCCATGCCGCTGTGGGTTGTCGCGGCGCTGTGCTTTTACGCGGCGTACATGGTGAGGAGGCGTCGTCACGAAGGCAAGATCGGACTCGATCGCTCCCAGCTCAACCCCATGATGGCGGCGAACTTCATGCTGCTGGGCAAGGCCTGCGCCTGGGTGGGCGCGGTGTGCGGCGGGGCGTTTGCGGGGGTGGCCGTCTACATCGCCCCGCAGGCAGGGGAGCTCGCGGCCGCGGAGGCGGACCTGCCCGGCACCCTCTCCGGGCTTTTCGGGGGAGCCGCCCTGGCGGTAGCCGGGGTGGTCCTTGAGCGCTCCTGCGAGGTGTCGCCACCCACGGAGGGGGAAGCGGCCCGCTAA